From Armatimonadota bacterium:
CATCGCCATCGATATCGCAAAGCCCGCCCGGGACCAATGGAGGACCTTGATCCCGGAGGTTCGGGAAACGCTGTCATCCGTGAGCCTGGTAAACCACACGTTTGTGGCTCAGTACCTGAAGGACGCCCATTCGGTTGTCCGGCGTTTCGGCGTTAACGGCCAGTACCTTGGCGAGATCGGGCTGCCCGGCCTTGGTTCCGCGGGAGGATTCGGGGGACGGCCCGAGGACAAGGAGACATTCTACTCGTACAGCAGCTTCACGGCGGCGCCGACGGTCTACCGCTACGATTTTGCTGCCGGGACTAGCGAGATCTACCGCGAGCCGACCGTCAAGTTCGTTCCGAGTGACTTCGTCGCGGAGCAGGTGTTCTATACCAGCAAGGATGGCACACGCGTGCCGATGTTCATCGCGTATAAAAAAGGTCTGAAGCGTGACGGCTCGGCGCCCACGATCCTGTACGGCTATGGTGGATTCAATGCGAGCATGACGCCGTTCTTCTCCGTAACGAACCTCGTCTGGATGGAGATGGGCGGCGTTTATGCGATGCCGGGCATCCGGGGTGGGGGAGAATACGGCGAAGAGTGGCACCTGGCGGGCACGAAATTGCTCAAACAGAACGTCTTTGACGACTTCATTGCGGCCGGCGAGTGGCTCATCGCGAACAAGTACAGCTCCACCCCCAAACTGGCCATCAGCGGCGGCAGCAACGGAGGCCTTTTGGTCGGCGCGTGCCTCGTTCAGCGCCCTGACCTGTTTGGCGCGGCGATGCCGGCGGTCGGCGTGATGGATATGCTGCGGTATCAGAAGTTCACCATCGGGTGGGCCTGGGCATCCGACTACGGCACGTCCGATGATCCGAAAGAGTTCAAGGCGCTGTATGCGTATTCGCCGCTGCACAACGTCAAACCGGGGGTGAGATACCCGGCGACGTTCATCACAACGGGAGACCACGACGACCGCGTGGTGCCGGCGCATAGTTTCAAATTCGCGGCGGCGCTTCAGGCCGCCCAAACGGGCGACGCGCCTGTCCTGATCCGGATCGACACCAAAGCGGGCCACGGCGGCGGAAAGCCGACCGCCAAGATCCTGGACGAAATCGCGGACAAGTATGCGTTCCTGATCAAGGAGTTGGGCATGGACGCCTCCGGGCTGAAGTGAGCCGCCGCGTCAAAAAGCCACGTGGAGGGAGATGTAAGGTTTCGCGCGGTTCTGACCGGGCCGTGCTCCAAAGCCTGCGTCCACGTAGCGGTTGACGGTTGCGGCCAGCCCCAGAAACGGGCCGAGGCCGTCCAGCCCGGCGTCAATATGCAGCAGGGCGATGTGGTCCGGTCGGCGGCCAATGGCGAGCGCCTGGTACTGTAGTGCCAGGGTCGGACGCGCGGAGAGACCCGCGACCCATCCCAGCGTGATAGTTGGTGGATGGACCCTGGGGATCGGCGCATCGGCCGGTCGCATGCCCCATTCTGAACGCAGGTAGGCTGTCGTCGTGCGAAAAACGCCCTGTACATCCAGCGCAAGGGCGAAGTGGTTCGTGTCGATCCACTGGATGGGTGGCTTGCCCAGTGCCAGCCACAGTTCTCGCGCCGCAGTAGGCGATACCAGGTCGTCCCTGGCAGCCTCGACCATCAGGACGTGTCGTGGCTGGTTATCAGGCGCAGTCGTGAGAGGGTCTACCGCCCGGAGCATCCTTTCGGCCTCGGTTGTACCGCTGGTGAATGGGTTCCGGCGGACGAGGGCGAACAGGATGCTCTTCTGTCTGAGGCGCTTCAAGTCGCCTGCCCCCAGCATCGCGACACCGGCCTTCAGCCTGGGATCCTGCCCCATCGCGGCGTGGGCCAGGATCGCGCCGAGGCTGACACCGACGACACCGATGCGCCGGGGATCAACCGTTGGCTGATCTGCAAGCCACGTGGCGACCGTGCTGATGTCCGAAGTCGCCTGACGGTACGCTTGCGTCGCGATCCTGACGTCATTGGCGATGAAACGGCGCCCCGCGGGTTCACGGGGGAGCCGGCGATCCATGTGGTACGGAAAGACAATCGCCGCAGCGCCAATACCGTTCCGCGCGAGGTGTTTGGCGAACTGGCGCCACAAGCGGAGGCTTCGCTCGCCGAGCGGATGCAGGATAATGACGGCGGGTGCAGGCGCTTGATCCGACCCAACCGCTGGATAGTATGAAACCGAGATAGAATCGTTGCGGGGGAAACCACTGGGGCTCGCACTGGGTATCCGCGCATCGATTGCGCCTGGCTGGGTTGGCGATGCAACGGCATGCGAAACGGCGAGCGCCAGAATTGCGAGAGTGCGACATCCCCAGTTTCCCAACCTCCTCATTTTCTCATATTCCCGTTTCCTTCGGAACGGGTTCCCATTTGTCGCAGCCGCCCGAGCCGCTGACCACCAGGTGAAGCTCCGCCAGCGGTGGCAGGAGGCACTTGGCGACGCTGTCTTTCAGGGCGGTCGTGCGCGTAATGCGCACATCCCAGTTGCGGCAACTGGCGCAGGTGCGCTGGCGCGCGGGAGCGTTCTCCCCGACCGGGTTGTGGCTCATCGGTGTCCTCCTCTTTCGCGTTCAAGATGGGCGTACGGCGGCTCCGTGAGGAGACGCTCGTCCTCAATGGGATACCCTACCGTGAAATGGTACATGCTCTGGAATTCGGTCGTTTCCAGGCCCAGCAGGCGGTGGAACGCATCGTCAAGATAGCAGCCGATGCCGGTCCCTCGAACACCCTGCGCTTCGGCCTCCAGGTACAGCGCCTGCCCGATGACACCCGCCTCCCAGAACAGCCTTCGGTACCACCAAGGTCCACCCTCGCGGATGACCGGGTCAAACTCGGCGACCATGCCGAGAGTGAAGAACCCGTGCGAAGCGATGTCCTGGGTACAGGAGACGAGGCGCATCGCCTCGCGGTAATCGCCGTCCTGAAGATGGTAGAGGGTGACGCCGGGCGCATCGTACTCGACGGACCAATCGAATGAAGCCGAGCAGGCGGATTTGAGGCGGTTCAGGGTTTGGTTACTGCGCATGACAGAGTACAAGCCGGGGGCTAAATCGTCTACGCGGTGCACTGCGATGACCGGGTGAACGAGTGGATCCCACGGCAGCGCATCGAACGGCGCGGCATCGCGCGTGGCGAGGCGGTCAACTATTGAGAAGAAGGAGTCGGCCTTCAGCGTGCGCCGAGGATCGAAGGCCTGGGCGCTTCGCCTCTTCCGGACGATATCAATCGCTCTCTCTCCGTACGCGGCAGGCAGGTCGACCCTGGGACGAGTGGAGGGCGAAACCTCGTGAGTCGCCGGCTTCACGGCGGCCTGGGCAGTTTCCTCAATCACCGGCCACGGGTGGTGCGTAACGCTTAGCCTGTTCGCCACTCCGGTCCAGGCGCCTGTGCTCGCCAAACGCGCGAGGGGTTCCGTGTCCGGGGTCGTCGTCGGCCGTGGCGAGACCAGTAGAAGCGCGTCCGGCGATTCGTCCTCGGCTTCAACGAAGTCCTGCGGACGGTCGAGCCCCAACAACCCGGCGATTTCACTGTCGGAGGCGCTAGGCAGTAAGGCCGCCTTCCAGCCAAGCGCGGCGGCGGCGAAGCGGACGGCGGCAATCGCGTGCCCGACGTCGTGCTGGCAGTAGCGGTAGGCGCGTTCGCCGTATTTCCAGGCCTCGCGCCAGTGGATGGAGGTCAATCCGATCACTACAGCGTCCCGTATCGACGGCTGGAACGCGCAGCGATGCTCCAGCGCGTGGATGGCCGGAGCGTAGTGGTGGACGCCGGCCTGGATGCCGGGCAGTTCCGCGCAGACGAGGTAGCCCTCCGTGGGGTGCAGATTGCCGCTGGACGGGTTATTGCGCAGAGCCCATCGCGTGCCGCCGGCAGACTTCCATGCGGAGAGGCCAAGTGACAATTCGAACAGGGCCCCGAGGGACTCGGCGTCGACGGGTCTAGGCGCGGCTGCATCGGCGGCATAAAGCGCCTCATAAGGCGTGGCGATCAGATCGGCGGAGAAGGGGAGCGGTGTGAGGGACGCCCCGTCGAAGCGGCGAAATGGGTCCGGCTGGGTCGCCCAGTCCAGGTAACCCAACGAGGCGGCGTATCGCCCGAAGGCGTGCTTGCTCCGTTCGTGGTAGGCGGACACACGGGCGGCGTCATCGTGCTGACTCTGCATGTTGAGGGTGCGGACGGGGTTGGTGTTCACTCCGTGAACGGGCCGTCCGGATCCCAATCGGGCATCGCCGACACGCCGCCGAACAGGATGTCGAGGTCGCCCTTGTTGATGAGGATTTCGCGCGGTTTGGCTCCGTCCAGCGATCCGACGATACCTTGTTCCTCCATGATGTCCACCAGCCTGGCGGCGCGGGTGTATCCCACCTTGAACTTGCGCTGGATCATGCTGGTGCTGGCGTGCCCGGTATTCACCACGAGGCGGACAGCCTGTTCGAAGAGTTCATCGTCGGAACCCCCTTCGGAAGACGCCATCGCGGCCGCATCCACGCTCATGACCTGCGCGGTATACTCGGGCGGTCCCTGGGCGCGCAGGTGCGACACCACGCGGTCGATCTCCTTCTCGCTGATAAACGGGCCCTGCATACGCGTCGGCTTCGGCGCGTCGATCGGCATATAAAGCAGGTCGCCGCGGCCGATGAGGCGCTCCGCGCCGTTCATGTTGAGGATGGTCCGACTGTCAACGTGGCTGGCGACGGCGAAGGCGATGCGGCTGCCGATGTTGGCCTTGATGGTGCCCGTGATGACGTCCACGCTGGGCCTCTGGGTGGCGATGACGAGGTGGATGCCGGTCGCGCGCGACAACTGGGCGAGGCGGCACACGTGCGCTTCGACCTCCGCTCCCTGCTGCATCATGAGGTCCGCCAGTTCGTCCACGATGATGACGATGAACGGCAATGGCTTCTCGCCTTCGGGGAGTTTTTCGTTGTAGCCGGTGATGTTCCGGCACGAAGCCTTGACGAACAAATCGTAGCGATGTTCCATCTCCTTGATGGCCCACCGCAGGATGCCGGCCGCCTGCTTCACATCCTGAACGACCGGGTGAAGCAGGTGCGGAATGTTGGCGTAAAGGCTCAACTCCACCCGCTTCGGATCGATGAAGATGAACTTCAATTCCTCCGGGGTGGCCCGGTACAGGAGGCTCGTAATGAGAACGTTGAGGCATACCGATTTGCCGCTATTCGTGCTTCCACCCACCAGGAGGTGCGGCATTTTAGCGAGGTCCGCGTATCGCGGGCGGCCGGCCACGTCCACGCCGAGAACGAAGGTGAGTTTGCTCGGAGATTCGAAGAACTCCCTCGTCTCCATGCATTCTCGCAGGCTTACGATCGCGGGCCTTCGCGACGGCACCTCGATTCCGATGGCGCACTTTCCCGGGATCGGCGCCTCCACGCGCACGTCGATGGCGGCAAGGGCCATCGCCAGGTTGTCCGCGAGGCTCACGATCTTGCTGACCTTGATGCCGGGGGCCAGTTGAATCTCGAACCGCGTGACGGTCGGACCGCGCGATATCTCGACAACCTTTGCTTCAATATTGAACTGCGCCAGCGTCGTTTCCAGCGTCTTGATCGTCTCCTGGGCCTCTGCCTCGTTGCGCGCCTGCGGCGGCGCCGGAGGGTTCAGCAGGTCTAGGGTTGGCAGGACGAAGACACCGGAACTCGCGGGTCCCTGCCCTTTCTCGGCGGAGAGG
This genomic window contains:
- a CDS encoding SagB/ThcOx family dehydrogenase, whose translation is MNTNPVRTLNMQSQHDDAARVSAYHERSKHAFGRYAASLGYLDWATQPDPFRRFDGASLTPLPFSADLIATPYEALYAADAAAPRPVDAESLGALFELSLGLSAWKSAGGTRWALRNNPSSGNLHPTEGYLVCAELPGIQAGVHHYAPAIHALEHRCAFQPSIRDAVVIGLTSIHWREAWKYGERAYRYCQHDVGHAIAAVRFAAAALGWKAALLPSASDSEIAGLLGLDRPQDFVEAEDESPDALLLVSPRPTTTPDTEPLARLASTGAWTGVANRLSVTHHPWPVIEETAQAAVKPATHEVSPSTRPRVDLPAAYGERAIDIVRKRRSAQAFDPRRTLKADSFFSIVDRLATRDAAPFDALPWDPLVHPVIAVHRVDDLAPGLYSVMRSNQTLNRLKSACSASFDWSVEYDAPGVTLYHLQDGDYREAMRLVSCTQDIASHGFFTLGMVAEFDPVIREGGPWWYRRLFWEAGVIGQALYLEAEAQGVRGTGIGCYLDDAFHRLLGLETTEFQSMYHFTVGYPIEDERLLTEPPYAHLERERGGHR
- a CDS encoding prolyl oligopeptidase family serine peptidase codes for the protein MSSSEMKPHYPVARKSDQTDVYPGAKVSDPYRWLEEPDSPETREWIAAENDITSGYLRGIPQRDAFRKRVEALWDYEKYGVPYQRGGRYFITRNDGLQNQAVLYVMDGLHAKPRLLLDPNTLSKDGTVAVDSYSVSEDGKRLAYSLAASGSDWVEWRVRDVASGEDLPDHLKWSKFSGAAWAHDGSGFYYNRYAEPEAGKQLEQANYNQMVYFHRIGAGQAADTLVYQRPDHKEWMFGAEVTDDGRYLVLSVAKDTGARNAVFVKDLQRPDNGFAEVLPDFDAQYSLIGNEGTQFWFQTNGGAPLGKVIAIDIAKPARDQWRTLIPEVRETLSSVSLVNHTFVAQYLKDAHSVVRRFGVNGQYLGEIGLPGLGSAGGFGGRPEDKETFYSYSSFTAAPTVYRYDFAAGTSEIYREPTVKFVPSDFVAEQVFYTSKDGTRVPMFIAYKKGLKRDGSAPTILYGYGGFNASMTPFFSVTNLVWMEMGGVYAMPGIRGGGEYGEEWHLAGTKLLKQNVFDDFIAAGEWLIANKYSSTPKLAISGGSNGGLLVGACLVQRPDLFGAAMPAVGVMDMLRYQKFTIGWAWASDYGTSDDPKEFKALYAYSPLHNVKPGVRYPATFITTGDHDDRVVPAHSFKFAAALQAAQTGDAPVLIRIDTKAGHGGGKPTAKILDEIADKYAFLIKELGMDASGLK
- a CDS encoding DNA translocase FtsK 4TM domain-containing protein; translation: MPAATRKAAPLVANRPARRRRSRREADIIGLTLMAVAVLCAISLAKPALGGAAGEAIVTGLRYLFGAGAWFFALLLAYLGVLHVLDREHKPPLDLVIGGAILYLLVLWLVHVLKVGMTVEPGTPALFTHGGGLIGGYITAGMARLTGMGGSWVVMVALAILAVLLIVDMPLHRIVRGAARRARRSADAVTKGVVRASSVARAASTRAQPPFIEEPFRALSEPEEPEPPQRGYVTPRAVTLRIRKPAANADADDSADRLKPAVRVHDLSAEKGQGPASSGVFVLPTLDLLNPPAPPQARNEAEAQETIKTLETTLAQFNIEAKVVEISRGPTVTRFEIQLAPGIKVSKIVSLADNLAMALAAIDVRVEAPIPGKCAIGIEVPSRRPAIVSLRECMETREFFESPSKLTFVLGVDVAGRPRYADLAKMPHLLVGGSTNSGKSVCLNVLITSLLYRATPEELKFIFIDPKRVELSLYANIPHLLHPVVQDVKQAAGILRWAIKEMEHRYDLFVKASCRNITGYNEKLPEGEKPLPFIVIIVDELADLMMQQGAEVEAHVCRLAQLSRATGIHLVIATQRPSVDVITGTIKANIGSRIAFAVASHVDSRTILNMNGAERLIGRGDLLYMPIDAPKPTRMQGPFISEKEIDRVVSHLRAQGPPEYTAQVMSVDAAAMASSEGGSDDELFEQAVRLVVNTGHASTSMIQRKFKVGYTRAARLVDIMEEQGIVGSLDGAKPREILINKGDLDILFGGVSAMPDWDPDGPFTE
- a CDS encoding prolyl oligopeptidase family serine peptidase, whose amino-acid sequence is MRRLGNWGCRTLAILALAVSHAVASPTQPGAIDARIPSASPSGFPRNDSISVSYYPAVGSDQAPAPAVIILHPLGERSLRLWRQFAKHLARNGIGAAAIVFPYHMDRRLPREPAGRRFIANDVRIATQAYRQATSDISTVATWLADQPTVDPRRIGVVGVSLGAILAHAAMGQDPRLKAGVAMLGAGDLKRLRQKSILFALVRRNPFTSGTTEAERMLRAVDPLTTAPDNQPRHVLMVEAARDDLVSPTAARELWLALGKPPIQWIDTNHFALALDVQGVFRTTTAYLRSEWGMRPADAPIPRVHPPTITLGWVAGLSARPTLALQYQALAIGRRPDHIALLHIDAGLDGLGPFLGLAATVNRYVDAGFGARPGQNRAKPYISLHVAF